In Streptococcus parapneumoniae, the genomic stretch AAGCATAGTAACCGCCAATGGCATTGATTTCACGACGAGCATACTCGGATAGCTCAATGACTTTCTCAAAAGACTCTTTACCACGAAGGGCTAGATTACGACGTGAAATATCCAGACTAGCCATCAACAAATAAGAGGCGGATGTTGACTGGGTAAGATTGATTATCTGACGAACGTACTCAGGATTCATCTGCTCCCCGATTAAAAGAAGCGAACTTTGGGTCAAACTCCCACCAGATTTATGCATGGAGACTGCTGCCATATCAGCACCTGCATCCATGGCAGAAATTGGAAGTTTATCTGTAAAATGCAAATGCGCTCCGTGGGCTTCATCTACTAAAACCAGCATGCCAGCTTCATGAGCCATTTCTGTCAAACCCTTTAGATCTGAACAGATTCCGTAGTAAGTAGGATTGTTAATCAAAATGGCCTTGGCATCTGGATGGTCCTTTATGGCCTGGGCTACTCGGTCATTTTCAAGACCTAAAGTGATACCAATCTTAGGATCTACACTCATCTCGATATAGATGGGAATAGCGCCACATAGAACCAGCGCATTGATGGCAGATTTATGGACATTTCTCGGAAGAATAATCTTATCTCCCGCCTTGCAGGTTGACAAAATCATAGTCTGCACCGATGAGGTTGTTCCCCCTATCATTAGAAAAGCATGGCTAGCTCCAAAAGCATCTGCAGCCAATTCCTCTGCATCCCGAATAATCGAAATGGGGTGACCAAGATTATCCAAGGGTTTCATAGAATTGACATCAATGCCAACACATTTTTCACCTAAGAGTTCGACAAGTTCTGGATTTCCTCGTCCACGCTTGTGACCTGGAACATCAAAGGGAACAATCCTTTTCTTGCGCAACTTCACCAAGGCCTCATAAATTGGGGCTTGGTTTTGATCTAACTTCTTCAAGACTTACTCCTTTACCGTATTTTTAGTGCCTCAAGAAGATAAAGGCAACTAAAGGTTAACTCATGAAAAAAGAGCAGGTTTTCACCTGCTCTGCAATCTTCTGACGTTTTTATGTTTGTTTCTGTTGAGTATGTCTGTTCCCGATGTTTCCTAACTCTCTAGTAGCAAATATTACGTACTTTATTGATCGTTTCACAAGATGACGTGTGCTTTCACCACACTAAAAATTTATGAATTAGGACAAGTGTCCTAACATCAACTTATAAAAGTAGGCTTTTAACCCTATCAATAATGTGGTTTTTCAACCACGCTTCGGCATTCAACCCTGCCTGTCCGTAGGCATTTTTTACTCGGGTTTATATTTGCTAGAAAACATCATCTCATTTTCTAAGCTTTATTACTATATCATGTTTCCAAGAACTTGTAAAGTGTTTTACGAAAAAAATATAAAAAAGTTCGTAAAATAGTTGGATTTTATTTGATTTCACACTAATTATTTTCTTGTAATCGATTATAAAGTGAACAAAATGATTATCGTATTTAATTTTAAATTTTTTATGCAATTCTATACTCATTACCCTCGGTGTTTGATTTATCAGAAAAAATGCTGAAATTTCTACATCATTAGAATCGTGCAACTTTTTTCAGACAGTTTTAAAAGATTGATTTCCTTATATTTTTCCTTTATACTGGATAAAAAGGAGAATAATATGTCAGAAACAAATCACGAAATTGATTCAAATTTTGCAGGTCGTTTAAATATCCTGCGTGCGGGTGTTCTTGGTGCTAACGATGGAATTATTTCCATTGCTGGTGTGGTTATCGGGGTTGCCAGTGCCACGACCAATATCTGGATTATCTTTTTATCAGGCTTTGCGGCTATCTTGGCTGGTGCTTTTTCAATGGCTGGTGGAGAATATGTATCCGTTTCAACTCAGAAAGATACAGAGGAAGCAGCCGTTGCGCGTGAGCAAGTCTTGCTAGACCAAGATATGGAACTAGCCAAAAAATCCCTCTATGCTGCCTATATCCAAAATGGAGAATGTGAAACCTCTGCCCAGCTCTTGACCAACAAAGCATTTTTAAATAATCTGCTCAAGGCTTTGGTAGAGGAAAAATATGGGATTGAGTATGAAGAGTTTACAAATCCTTGGCATGCTGCTATCTCTAGCTTTATTTCTTTTTTCCTTGGTAGCTTACCACCAATGCTGTCAGTAACTATTTTCCCAAGTGAATACCGCATTCCTGCTACTGTCCTTATCGTCGGTGTGGCCCTTCTTCTCACTGGTTACACTAGTGCCAAACTTGGAAAAGCCCCAACCAAAACAGCTATGATTCGGAACCTAGCTATTGGTCTTTTAACCATGGGAGTTACCTTTCTGCTAGGACAACTTTTCAGCATTTAATACTCTTCGAAAATCTCTTCAAACCACGTCAGCTTCACCTTGCCGTATATATGTTACTGACTTCGTCAGTTCTATCTGCAACCTCAAAACGGTGTTTTGAGCTGACTTCGTCAGTTCTATCTACAACCTCAAAGCAGTGCTTTGAGCAACCTGCGGCTAGCTTCCTAGTTTGCTTTTTGATTTTCATTGAGTATAAAATACAAGAAATACCTCGATTTTGAAGTCGAGGTATCTTTTTTTACATTTGCACAATCTTACGATAACTTCTTGAAGTAATCATAAAAATCAGCACATAGGCGATGAGGAAGATAGCGCAGATAGACAAGGTCACAATCAACATCATATTCGTATCTATTACACCAATCACTTTTAAAATCAAGCTAAGCATATGGTAGGCAAAGGCTAGATGTATGAAGGCAAAAAGCAAAGGAAGGAAGAAAACAGTTAAAACCTGTTTGTTGATGGTTTGCTTGATTTGCTTTTGATCTAAACCGACTTTCTGCAAGATAATAAAACGCTCACGGTCTTCATAGCCTTCAGAAATTTGTTTGTAGTAGATGACCAGAACGGTTCCGACCATAAAGATAATGGATAGGAAAATACCGATAAAGAATACTCCGCCAAAGAGGACACTCATTTGAGCACTAGCATCTGCTAGATTGCTACCATACACATAGCTATCTTCTGTGTTTAATTGAGCATTAAACTGATTGAGGTAGTTTTCATATTCTTCAGCTACCTTGAGTTGTTCTTCTTCACTGATATTTACATTCATACCACCGTAAAGCTGATTATAGATAGCCGAATCTGGGAATTGGTCTAAAAATGCTTGCAAATTAGGAACAACAAGGTAATTGTAATCAGTAGTAAAAATATTAAACTGATTTGGGACATGGTTGACAATAAAATCTTTATTAAATTCTTCTTTGACAGAAAATTGATGATCATTTAGAGTTAGTACTTTCTGTCCTTTCAGTCCGTCATTTTTGGCAAAGAGACCGACCTCATTTCCTGATAGAGACAGTTTTTGACCAGTCATATTTTCATAATCTTTTTGGTCAAATACCATGAAAACTGTTTTTGGTTGGACACGGTTTTGTCCTTTTTCAAAAATAGTTAACTTGGTTCCTTCTTGATTTGCAATACCAAAGTTACTGTAACGAAGAACTTCTTTCTCTTTGACACTATAACCTTTGTCACTTGCAAACTGGCTCAAGAGTTTGTCCAAATCTTCTTTTTCAACATTTTTTCCAGTAATTCCAAAATCATGCGGATTCATCACTTTTTTAAAGGATTCTGAGGCATTGAAAATGCTTGTCGCTGCTGACATGGTTACCAAAACCATTGTTGACAAGATAGCGATAGTGGCTAGTCCAACCGCATTTTTCTTCATACGAAAAATCAAATTGGAAACAGAGATAAGATTATTTGGTTGGTAATAGTATTTCTTATTTTTCTTTAAGATTTGGAGGAAAACGGTAATCCCTGCATTGAACAAGAGATAGGTCCCAAAGATAACCAGTAAAACAGCTAAGAAGAAGGTTGTTAAGGCTGTCAGAGGATCTTTTACAGTAAGGGAAAGATAATAGCCAATCCCTAAACTAATCGAACCAAGAATCGTTTGGAGAGGTAGGAAACGACCTTTTTTCTCACCACTAGCTTTTTCACGAGAAAGCTGGAGGGCATTCATACGGGCGATTCGAAGAGCATTCAGAAACATGAGGCCTAGGAAAATCAAACCAAAGACAACAAGTACTGTAATGACAACTTTCATCTGGAAGGTAGCGACTAGTTCTACCTTTAATTTCATCAGTTTGAGCAAGAAAGCGAAAATTAACTTGTCAAACAAGGCTCCAATACCGATACCCGCTCCAACAGTTAGAATCCCAAATACCACTAACTCCTTAAAGGTCATACTGATTAGATGGCGCTTCTCCAATCCCAACATGCCATAAATTCCCAGTTCCTTGGAGCGATTCTTCATGACAAAACTATTGGCATAGAGGACGATAATGGCTGACGCAAGGGTAACGACAAACATACCAAATCCAAGTGTAGCCTGAATGGTTGTTCCTCCACGGATTTCAGCAATCTTGGGATTGAAAGTTAGAGAGTAAAAGAGATAGGTGACAGTGACTGCCAAAAGAACAGCCAGTGCAAAAGGATAGTAGAGTTTGCGGTTTTTAATCAAGTTCGATACCGCTAACTTATTGGTTAATCGAAACATACTAATTCACCTCGCTTGCCATGACAGTCAAGGTATCAGAGATTTCTTGGAACATCTGACGCTCTGTCTTCTCTCCACGGTAGATTTGGTTGTAAAGAATGCCGTCTTTGATAAAGAGTACACGTTTAGCTCTGCTAGCTGCTGCCGTTGAGTGGGTTACCATGAGAATGGTTTGGCCGCGCTCATTGATTTCATCAAAGACATCAAGTAAGGCTGCAGAGGACTTGGAGTCAAGGGCTCCTGTTGGCTCATCCGCAAGGAGAATTTCAGGTTCTGTGATGATGGCGCGGGCTACTGCTACACGCTGTTTCTGACCACCAGAAATCTCGTAAGGGTACTTCTCTTGCAATTGGTTGATGCCTAGATTCTCAGCTGTCACCACCAATTTCTTCATCATCTCCGTAATAGGTCTTCTTGACAAGACAAGCGGAAGCAAGATATTATCTTTTACAGATAGAGTATCTAGCAAGTTAAAGTCTTGGAAGACAAATCCCAACTTCTCACGACGGAAACTAGAAGCTTGTGAATTTTTAATGGTTGCGGTGTCAGTTCCATTCAAGTAAACCTGACCACGAGTTGGTTTATCCAGCATAGCTAGAATATTGAGAAGAGTTGATTTACCAGAACCAGACTCACCCATGATGGCAACGTAGTCACCTTTTTCCACGGTAAAGTGAATATCCTTGAGGGCCTCTACTTGGTTGCCCTGAAAACGAGTTTTATAAATTTTTTGAACGTGTTTTACATCTAAAAGTGTCATGAGAATCTCCTTTCTTAATATCCCATCAAATGAAATGTTGCTTGCATCATAGCGCATCCCAGCTGAACACGCTCGATATCTTTGTGACTTGGTTTTCTTGTTTTCTTCTGTAAGATTTGTTTCATGATGTTACTCCTTTGTTCTTTATGAGTCTAGTTTACATCAAAAAAAGACCGCTTGCCATAACCTAACCTTACAAAAAAGACTTTA encodes the following:
- a CDS encoding aminotransferase class I/II-fold pyridoxal phosphate-dependent enzyme, with the protein product MKKLDQNQAPIYEALVKLRKKRIVPFDVPGHKRGRGNPELVELLGEKCVGIDVNSMKPLDNLGHPISIIRDAEELAADAFGASHAFLMIGGTTSSVQTMILSTCKAGDKIILPRNVHKSAINALVLCGAIPIYIEMSVDPKIGITLGLENDRVAQAIKDHPDAKAILINNPTYYGICSDLKGLTEMAHEAGMLVLVDEAHGAHLHFTDKLPISAMDAGADMAAVSMHKSGGSLTQSSLLLIGEQMNPEYVRQIINLTQSTSASYLLMASLDISRRNLALRGKESFEKVIELSEYARREINAIGGYYAYSKELIDGVSVCDFDVTKLSVYTQGIGLTGIEVYDLLRDEYDIQIEFGDIGNILAYISIGDRIQDIERLVGALADIKRLYSRDGKDLIAGEYIQPELVLSPQEAFYSERKSLSLDESVGQVCGEFVMCYPPGIPILAPGERITREIVDYIQFAKERGCSLQGTEDPEVNHINVIKRKEN
- a CDS encoding VIT family protein; translation: MSETNHEIDSNFAGRLNILRAGVLGANDGIISIAGVVIGVASATTNIWIIFLSGFAAILAGAFSMAGGEYVSVSTQKDTEEAAVAREQVLLDQDMELAKKSLYAAYIQNGECETSAQLLTNKAFLNNLLKALVEEKYGIEYEEFTNPWHAAISSFISFFLGSLPPMLSVTIFPSEYRIPATVLIVGVALLLTGYTSAKLGKAPTKTAMIRNLAIGLLTMGVTFLLGQLFSI
- a CDS encoding ABC transporter permease; amino-acid sequence: MFRLTNKLAVSNLIKNRKLYYPFALAVLLAVTVTYLFYSLTFNPKIAEIRGGTTIQATLGFGMFVVTLASAIIVLYANSFVMKNRSKELGIYGMLGLEKRHLISMTFKELVVFGILTVGAGIGIGALFDKLIFAFLLKLMKLKVELVATFQMKVVITVLVVFGLIFLGLMFLNALRIARMNALQLSREKASGEKKGRFLPLQTILGSISLGIGYYLSLTVKDPLTALTTFFLAVLLVIFGTYLLFNAGITVFLQILKKNKKYYYQPNNLISVSNLIFRMKKNAVGLATIAILSTMVLVTMSAATSIFNASESFKKVMNPHDFGITGKNVEKEDLDKLLSQFASDKGYSVKEKEVLRYSNFGIANQEGTKLTIFEKGQNRVQPKTVFMVFDQKDYENMTGQKLSLSGNEVGLFAKNDGLKGQKVLTLNDHQFSVKEEFNKDFIVNHVPNQFNIFTTDYNYLVVPNLQAFLDQFPDSAIYNQLYGGMNVNISEEEQLKVAEEYENYLNQFNAQLNTEDSYVYGSNLADASAQMSVLFGGVFFIGIFLSIIFMVGTVLVIYYKQISEGYEDRERFIILQKVGLDQKQIKQTINKQVLTVFFLPLLFAFIHLAFAYHMLSLILKVIGVIDTNMMLIVTLSICAIFLIAYVLIFMITSRSYRKIVQM
- a CDS encoding ABC transporter ATP-binding protein — its product is MTLLDVKHVQKIYKTRFQGNQVEALKDIHFTVEKGDYVAIMGESGSGKSTLLNILAMLDKPTRGQVYLNGTDTATIKNSQASSFRREKLGFVFQDFNLLDTLSVKDNILLPLVLSRRPITEMMKKLVVTAENLGINQLQEKYPYEISGGQKQRVAVARAIITEPEILLADEPTGALDSKSSAALLDVFDEINERGQTILMVTHSTAAASRAKRVLFIKDGILYNQIYRGEKTERQMFQEISDTLTVMASEVN